The following are encoded in a window of Sorex araneus isolate mSorAra2 chromosome 11, mSorAra2.pri, whole genome shotgun sequence genomic DNA:
- the LHPP gene encoding phospholysine phosphohistidine inorganic pyrophosphate phosphatase, protein MAAWGERLAGVRGVLLDISGVLYDGGEDGGKAIPGSVEAVARLKQSGLRVRFCTNESQKTREALVRQLRALGFDVSEEEVTAPAPAARQLLRERSLRPHLLVHDGIRSEFDGIDTSNPNCVVLGDAGDDFSYRNMNAAFQVLMALQEPLLISLGTGRYYKETSGLMLDVGAYMRALEYACGISAHVVGKPSPEFFQLALRELGVGAHQAVMIGDDIVGDVGGAQRCGMRALQVRTGKFRPSDEQHPEVKADGHVDNLAEAVDLLLEHAAR, encoded by the exons ATGGCCGCGTGGGGCGAGCGGCTAGCTGGAGTGCGCGGGGTGCTGCTGGACATCTCGGGAGTGCTCTACGACGGCGGCGAGGACGGCGGCAAGGCGATCCCAGGCTCGGTGGAAGCCGTGGCGAG GCTGAAGCAGTCGGGACTGAGGGTGCGGTTCTGCACCAATGAGTCGCAGAAGACACGGGAGGCCCTGGTGCGGCAGCTGCGGGCCCTGGGCTTCGACGTCAGCGAGGAGGAGGTGAccgcgcccgccccggccgcccgccAGCTCCTGCGGGAGCGGAGCCTGCGCCCACACCTGCTCGTCCACGACG GCATCCGCTCCGAGTTTGACGGGATCGACACGTCCAACCCCAACTGCGTGGTGCTCGGGGACGCGGGGGACGATTTCTCCTACCGCAACATGAACGCGGCCTTCCAGGTGCTGATGGCACTTCAGGAGCCCCTGCTCATCTCGCTGGGGACCGG CCGCTACTACAAGGAGACGTCGGGGCTGATGCTGGACGTGGGGGCCTACATGAGGGCACTCGAG TACGCCTGCGGCATCAGCGCCCACGTGGTGGGGAAGCCGTCGCCCGAGTTCTTCCAGCTGGCCCTGCGGGAGCTGGGCGTCGGGGCCCACCAG GCCGTCATGATCGGAGACGACATCGTGGGCGACGTGGGCGGTGCCCAGCGCTGCGGCATGCGGGCCCTGCAGGTGCGCACGGGCAAGTTCAG GCCCAGCGACGAGCAGCACCCGGAGGTGAAGGCCGACGGCCACGTGGACAACCTGGCGGAGGCCGTGGACCTGCTGCTGGAGCACGCGGCCCGCTga